Proteins encoded in a region of the Thermus thermamylovorans genome:
- a CDS encoding 2-oxoacid:ferredoxin oxidoreductase subunit beta yields MLELKPADYKAEKNPDWCPGCGDFGILSALQMALFELKKDPSRTVVFSGIGCSAKTPHYLNVYGVHTLHGRVLPIAQGAKLAHPHLTVVAVGGDGDGLGIGAGHFVAAGRRNVDMLYILYDNEVYGLTKGQAGPTLGFGEKTKSLPKPNPQGRINPLLLAFAAGYTWIGRGYAYDVKGLKELIKEGILHRGLAFLHVLQPCPTYNDLHTKEWFAPRLYRLQEEGYDPYVPEGLSPEELDGKMALFQAKAAEWGERIPVGVFWRAEAPTFEERLQAYLPRYPGVYPALGQREALDLEGLLREFAL; encoded by the coding sequence ATGCTGGAACTCAAGCCTGCCGACTACAAGGCGGAGAAGAACCCCGACTGGTGCCCCGGCTGCGGGGACTTCGGCATCCTCTCCGCCCTGCAGATGGCCCTCTTCGAGCTGAAGAAAGACCCCAGCCGGACCGTGGTCTTCTCCGGGATCGGCTGCTCGGCCAAGACCCCCCACTACCTCAACGTCTACGGGGTCCACACCCTGCACGGCCGCGTGCTCCCCATCGCCCAGGGGGCCAAGCTGGCCCACCCCCACCTCACGGTGGTGGCGGTGGGGGGGGACGGGGACGGCCTAGGGATCGGGGCCGGGCACTTCGTGGCCGCAGGCCGCAGGAACGTGGACATGCTGTACATCCTCTACGACAACGAGGTCTACGGCCTCACCAAGGGGCAGGCGGGGCCCACCCTGGGCTTCGGAGAGAAGACCAAAAGCCTCCCCAAGCCCAACCCCCAGGGGCGCATCAATCCCCTCCTCCTGGCCTTCGCCGCGGGCTACACCTGGATCGGGCGGGGCTACGCCTACGACGTGAAGGGCCTGAAGGAGCTCATCAAGGAGGGGATCCTCCACCGGGGCCTGGCCTTCCTCCACGTCCTCCAGCCCTGCCCCACCTACAACGACCTGCACACCAAGGAGTGGTTCGCTCCCCGCCTCTACCGGCTCCAGGAGGAGGGCTACGACCCCTACGTGCCCGAGGGGCTTTCCCCCGAGGAGCTGGACGGGAAGATGGCCCTCTTCCAGGCGAAGGCCGCGGAGTGGGGGGAGCGGATCCCCGTGGGGGTCTTCTGGCGGGCGGAGGCACCCACCTTCGAGGAGCGCCTCCAGGCCTACCTCCCCCGCTACCCCGGGGTCTACCCCGCCCTGGGCCAGCGGGAGGCCCTGGACCTGGAGGGGCTCCTCCGGGAGTTCGCCCTCTAG
- the moaC gene encoding cyclic pyranopterin monophosphate synthase MoaC, translating to MDLTHFKDGRPQMVDVSEKPATLRTATAEAFVELTEEAFLALEGGGVGKGDPLLVAQLAGILGAKRTADLIPLCHPLPLTGVEVRAELLREARRVRLEATVRTKAETGVEMEALTACAVAALTVYDMLKAASKGLTISGLRLLHKAGGKSGEWRREG from the coding sequence ATGGACCTCACCCACTTCAAGGACGGTCGGCCCCAGATGGTGGACGTTTCGGAAAAGCCCGCCACTCTCCGCACCGCCACCGCGGAGGCCTTTGTGGAGCTCACGGAAGAGGCCTTCCTGGCCCTGGAAGGGGGCGGGGTGGGCAAGGGGGACCCCCTCCTGGTGGCCCAGCTGGCGGGGATCCTGGGGGCCAAGCGCACCGCCGACCTCATCCCCCTCTGCCACCCCCTGCCCCTCACCGGGGTGGAGGTGCGGGCGGAGCTCCTCCGGGAAGCGAGGCGGGTACGCCTCGAGGCCACGGTGCGAACCAAGGCGGAGACCGGGGTGGAGATGGAGGCCCTCACCGCCTGCGCCGTGGCCGCCCTCACCGTCTACGACATGCTGAAGGCGGCCTCCAAGGGCCTCACCATCTCCGGGCTGCGCCTCCTCCACAAGGCGGGGGGGAAGAGCGGGGAGTGGCGGCGGGAGGGGTAG
- a CDS encoding NifB/NifX family molybdenum-iron cluster-binding protein, whose protein sequence is MRIAIALSKDDEGRVYPGPFGHAPRFAIYQVEGEGFRLLEVRANPYAAMEGGNKHALMRELLKDVDLRVGARFGHGGSLGAFPMADRLEVGPVKVAEALERIRGRGTP, encoded by the coding sequence ATGCGCATCGCCATCGCCCTGTCCAAGGACGACGAGGGAAGGGTCTACCCCGGGCCCTTCGGCCACGCCCCCCGCTTCGCCATCTACCAGGTGGAGGGGGAGGGCTTCCGCCTTCTGGAGGTGCGGGCCAACCCCTACGCGGCCATGGAGGGGGGAAACAAGCACGCGCTCATGCGGGAGCTCCTCAAGGATGTGGACCTGCGGGTGGGGGCCCGCTTCGGCCACGGGGGGAGCCTGGGGGCCTTCCCCATGGCGGACCGCCTCGAGGTGGGCCCGGTGAAGGTGGCCGAGGCCCTGGAGCGGATCCGGGGACGGGGGACCCCCTAA
- a CDS encoding cobyric acid synthase, whose protein sequence is MRARALAVWGTGSGVGKSFLTAGLLRHFRRLGLRAAPFKAQNMSNHARVVAGGEMASAQWLQALAAGVPPDPRMNPVLVKPFGERGSQVVVLGQVDPRLSRLPWRERRPHLLAPVREALEGLLREYDLLVLEGAGSPVERNLWPDLPNLQAAAWADARALLVADVDQGGSLGALFGTWALLGEHRERLVGFVLNKFRGDLSLLEPAYGLLRGWTGVPVLGTLPLLPLDLPEEDGFRYRPRTGEGPKVAVLRYPHAANLDEFWPLSELARPLYARTPEEAEGADLLILPGSRLPARDLPWLRGFLPLIREHTQRGKPLLAVCGGAEMLSELLVDEEGVEERGVFPGLGLLPFRVRMAREKTVRRRRVRLEGLEGFWGRLNGLEAEGYEIHHGQGLPLLHQEGPLLATWLHGLLEDPAVQRALFGREARGLEAALEGLADAVEAHLDLGHLHRALGLVRGGGVALEGGPSSPDPPPPPGLVLLLGGAKSGKSRFAQRLAGPFATLIATAEARDEEMAERIARHRAERPPTWETLEEPRDLAGALRRARHPTVVVDCLTLWVANLLEGGLDPLAEAGRFLEAVRKSGKRVIAVSNEVGMGIVPAHPLARRYRDLLGQVNALLAEGAEEAYLLVAGRPLPLPPRRSG, encoded by the coding sequence GTGCGGGCGAGGGCCCTGGCGGTCTGGGGCACGGGAAGTGGGGTGGGGAAAAGCTTCCTCACCGCGGGACTTCTCCGCCACTTCCGCCGCCTGGGCCTCCGGGCGGCCCCCTTCAAGGCCCAGAACATGTCCAACCACGCCCGGGTGGTGGCCGGGGGGGAGATGGCCAGCGCCCAGTGGCTCCAGGCCCTGGCGGCGGGCGTCCCCCCCGACCCGCGGATGAACCCGGTGCTCGTCAAGCCCTTCGGGGAGCGGGGGAGCCAGGTGGTGGTCCTGGGCCAGGTGGACCCCAGGCTCTCCCGCCTCCCCTGGCGGGAGCGGCGGCCCCACCTCCTGGCCCCGGTGCGGGAGGCCCTGGAGGGGCTTTTGCGGGAGTACGACCTCCTGGTCCTCGAGGGGGCGGGCAGCCCAGTGGAGCGCAACCTCTGGCCCGACCTCCCCAACCTCCAGGCGGCAGCCTGGGCGGACGCCCGGGCCCTCCTGGTGGCGGACGTGGACCAAGGGGGCTCCCTGGGGGCCCTCTTCGGCACCTGGGCCCTTTTGGGGGAGCACCGGGAGCGGCTTGTGGGCTTCGTCCTCAACAAGTTCCGGGGGGACCTCTCCCTCCTGGAGCCCGCCTACGGCCTCCTCCGGGGCTGGACGGGGGTGCCGGTCCTGGGCACCCTGCCCCTCCTCCCCCTGGACCTCCCCGAGGAGGACGGCTTCCGCTACCGGCCCCGGACAGGGGAGGGCCCCAAGGTGGCCGTCCTCCGCTACCCCCACGCGGCCAACCTGGACGAGTTCTGGCCCCTTTCCGAGCTCGCCCGCCCCCTGTACGCCCGAACGCCGGAGGAGGCCGAGGGGGCCGACCTCCTGATCCTCCCCGGAAGCCGCCTCCCGGCCCGGGACCTCCCCTGGCTCCGCGGCTTCCTCCCCCTGATCCGGGAACACACGCAAAGAGGCAAGCCCCTCCTGGCGGTCTGCGGCGGGGCGGAGATGCTCTCCGAGCTCCTGGTGGACGAGGAAGGGGTGGAGGAAAGGGGGGTCTTCCCCGGCCTGGGCCTCCTCCCCTTCCGGGTGCGCATGGCGCGGGAGAAGACGGTGCGGCGGAGGCGGGTGCGCCTGGAGGGGCTGGAGGGCTTCTGGGGGAGGCTGAACGGCCTGGAGGCGGAGGGGTACGAGATCCACCACGGGCAGGGCCTGCCCCTCCTCCACCAGGAGGGACCCCTCCTCGCCACCTGGCTCCACGGCCTCCTGGAGGACCCCGCCGTGCAGCGGGCCCTCTTCGGCCGGGAGGCCCGGGGGCTGGAGGCGGCCCTGGAGGGGCTGGCGGACGCCGTGGAGGCGCACCTGGACCTGGGGCACCTCCACCGGGCCCTGGGCCTCGTCCGGGGGGGAGGGGTGGCCCTCGAGGGGGGTCCCTCGAGCCCCGACCCCCCGCCCCCGCCCGGGCTGGTCCTCCTCCTGGGCGGGGCGAAAAGCGGCAAGAGCCGCTTCGCCCAGCGCTTGGCCGGCCCCTTCGCCACCCTCATCGCCACCGCGGAGGCCCGGGACGAGGAGATGGCCGAGCGCATCGCCCGCCACCGGGCGGAGCGCCCCCCCACCTGGGAGACCCTGGAGGAGCCCCGGGACCTGGCCGGGGCCCTCCGCCGGGCCCGCCACCCCACGGTGGTGGTGGACTGCCTCACCCTCTGGGTGGCCAACCTCCTGGAAGGGGGGCTGGACCCCCTGGCGGAGGCCGGGCGCTTCCTGGAGGCGGTGCGGAAGAGCGGCAAGCGGGTGATTGCCGTGAGCAACGAGGTGGGGATGGGCATCGTCCCCGCCCACCCCCTGGCCCGGCGTTACCGGGACCTCCTGGGCCAGGTGAACGCCCTCCTGGCGGAAGGGGCGGAGGAGGCCTACCTCCTGGTGGCGGGAAGGCCCCTGCCCCTCCCCCCTAGGCGAAGTGGTTGA
- the thiD gene encoding bifunctional hydroxymethylpyrimidine kinase/phosphomethylpyrimidine kinase translates to MQVALTIAGSDSGGGAGVQADLKTFFRFGVYGASALTLVTAQNTLGVQRVELLPPDLVYAQIQSVADDLPIHAAKTGALGNGAIVEAVAEAVARHGIAPLVVDPVMVAKSGDPLLAPEAVRALKERLFPLATLITPNRLEAEALLQGPIRTPKEAEEAAWALLELGPRAVLLKGGHLEGEEAVDLLATAEGVRAFRAPRVRTRNTHGTGCTLSAAIAALLALGKPLGEAVGEAKAYLTRALETAPGLGHGHGPLNHFA, encoded by the coding sequence ATGCAGGTAGCGCTTACCATCGCCGGCTCCGACTCCGGGGGCGGGGCCGGGGTGCAGGCGGACCTTAAGACCTTCTTCCGCTTCGGGGTCTATGGGGCCAGCGCCCTCACCCTGGTCACCGCCCAAAACACCCTGGGAGTGCAACGGGTGGAACTCCTACCTCCTGACCTGGTTTATGCCCAGATCCAAAGCGTGGCGGACGACCTCCCCATCCACGCCGCCAAGACGGGGGCTTTGGGCAACGGGGCCATCGTGGAGGCTGTGGCCGAGGCGGTGGCCCGCCACGGGATCGCGCCCTTGGTGGTGGACCCGGTGATGGTGGCTAAAAGCGGGGATCCCCTCCTGGCGCCCGAGGCGGTCCGGGCCCTGAAGGAAAGGCTCTTCCCCCTGGCCACCCTTATCACCCCCAACCGCCTCGAGGCCGAGGCCCTCCTGCAAGGCCCCATACGCACCCCAAAGGAGGCAGAGGAGGCCGCCTGGGCCCTTCTGGAGCTGGGCCCCCGGGCCGTCCTCCTCAAGGGGGGGCACCTGGAGGGGGAGGAGGCGGTGGACCTCCTGGCCACCGCCGAAGGGGTCCGGGCCTTCCGCGCCCCCCGGGTGCGGACCCGCAACACCCACGGCACCGGCTGCACCCTCTCCGCGGCCATCGCCGCCCTCTTGGCCCTGGGGAAGCCCCTGGGGGAGGCGGTGGGGGAGGCCAAGGCCTACCTGACCCGGGCCCTGGAGACCGCTCCCGGCCTGGGGCACGGCCACGGCCCCCTCAACCACTTCGCCTAG
- a CDS encoding type II toxin-antitoxin system death-on-curing family toxin, whose amino-acid sequence MLKLPLSLVLAIHEDLLRRYGGSPGILDLGRLEAALERPWTGFAGQESFPTPWEKAAAYLVGIAKGHPFADGNKRTAFAVADIHLRLYGFRLTLSDEEAFTLVLEVAQCRQEVGGVAEAFRQHLDPPP is encoded by the coding sequence ATGCTTAAGCTTCCCCTCTCCTTGGTCTTGGCCATCCACGAGGACCTTCTCCGCCGCTATGGGGGAAGCCCCGGGATACTGGATTTGGGCAGGCTCGAGGCTGCCTTGGAACGCCCGTGGACTGGCTTCGCCGGGCAGGAAAGCTTCCCAACCCCTTGGGAAAAGGCCGCAGCCTACCTTGTCGGCATAGCCAAAGGCCACCCTTTCGCGGATGGCAACAAGCGGACGGCCTTCGCCGTGGCCGATATCCACCTGCGCCTTTACGGTTTTCGGCTTACCCTTAGCGACGAGGAGGCCTTCACCCTGGTGCTGGAGGTTGCCCAGTGCCGTCAGGAGGTGGGGGGCGTGGCCGAAGCTTTTCGTCAGCATCTCGACCCCCCGCCCTAG
- the thiC gene encoding phosphomethylpyrimidine synthase ThiC produces MTQLEAARKGIVTEEMAYVAEREGVSPGFVREGVAAGRIVIPRNPNHRTLRDFKGIGEGLSVKVNANLGTSYDYVDLEEEVAKARVAIQYGADTIMDLSTGGDLKAIRERILEVATVPLGTVPIYEAEFRAARRKSFYDMSADELFGVIEEHGRQGVDYITVHVGVTLRNLEVYRQTPRTTGIVSRGGGLMAAWMLHRGEENPLYARFDDLLDIARTYDMTLSLGDGLRPGSLADSIDRAQMAELLTLGELVERARRAGVQAMVEGPGHIPLNEVAANVQIQKKLTGHAPFYILGMLPVDTAAGFDHIAGAIGGALAGWMGADMLCYLTPAEHLGLPTPEHVKEGVIAFRIAAHAADVARGNPRALERNRRMSEARYRLDWEGQFALCLFPEEARRLKEERGSRTKACSMCGPFCPMNLVEAVLRGRARMELQGAPYAHDPVG; encoded by the coding sequence ATGACCCAGCTGGAGGCGGCGAGGAAGGGCATCGTCACCGAGGAGATGGCCTACGTGGCCGAGAGGGAGGGGGTTTCCCCCGGGTTCGTGCGGGAGGGGGTGGCGGCGGGGCGGATCGTGATCCCCCGGAACCCCAACCACCGCACCCTTCGGGACTTCAAGGGGATTGGGGAGGGGCTTTCCGTCAAGGTGAACGCCAACCTGGGCACCTCCTACGATTACGTGGACCTCGAGGAGGAGGTGGCGAAGGCCCGGGTGGCCATCCAGTACGGGGCGGACACCATCATGGATCTCTCCACGGGGGGGGACTTGAAGGCCATCCGGGAAAGAATCCTGGAGGTGGCCACCGTTCCCCTGGGCACCGTGCCCATCTACGAGGCAGAGTTCCGCGCCGCCAGGAGGAAGAGCTTCTACGACATGTCCGCGGATGAGCTTTTCGGGGTCATCGAGGAGCACGGGCGGCAGGGGGTGGACTACATCACCGTGCACGTGGGGGTGACCCTGAGGAACCTGGAGGTCTACCGCCAAACCCCTCGCACCACGGGGATCGTGAGCCGGGGAGGAGGGCTCATGGCCGCCTGGATGCTCCACCGGGGTGAGGAAAACCCCCTCTACGCCCGCTTTGACGACCTCCTGGACATCGCCCGCACCTATGACATGACCCTCTCCCTGGGGGATGGCCTGAGGCCCGGCTCCCTGGCGGACAGCATCGACCGGGCCCAGATGGCCGAACTCCTCACCCTCGGGGAGCTGGTGGAACGGGCGAGGCGGGCGGGGGTGCAGGCCATGGTGGAGGGGCCGGGGCATATCCCCCTGAACGAGGTTGCGGCCAACGTGCAGATCCAGAAGAAGCTCACGGGCCATGCTCCCTTCTACATCCTGGGAATGCTCCCCGTGGACACCGCCGCGGGCTTCGACCACATCGCCGGGGCCATCGGGGGGGCCTTGGCGGGGTGGATGGGGGCGGATATGCTCTGCTACCTGACCCCGGCGGAGCACCTGGGCCTCCCCACGCCGGAGCACGTGAAGGAGGGGGTGATCGCCTTCCGGATCGCCGCCCACGCCGCGGACGTGGCCCGGGGGAACCCGCGGGCTCTGGAGCGCAACCGGCGCATGTCCGAGGCCCGCTACCGCCTGGACTGGGAGGGGCAGTTCGCCCTCTGCCTCTTTCCCGAGGAGGCCCGCCGCCTCAAGGAGGAGCGGGGCTCCAGGACCAAGGCCTGCAGCATGTGCGGCCCCTTCTGCCCCATGAACCTGGTGGAGGCGGTCCTACGGGGCAGGGCCCGGATGGAGCTTCAGGGTGCACCCTACGCCCACGACCCCGTGGGCTAG
- a CDS encoding NAD(P)/FAD-dependent oxidoreductase, with the protein MRAEVAVVGAGIIGALAAYELRKRGLEVLLLDAGKEGAATPASAGMLAPYPEGLSGEVLEAALFGLERYPDLLAELGDWGLPLEADFSGTQVVALSPGEEEAWEAREPLAYPVRGGRGARTFPGGYVHPRALRQALLKALEAMETPLVPAEVDRVQPGRIHGRGEGGRFSLEARRILLAVGAWGGRFGLGVRPLKGEALLLEGAPPPMPLFAGDGYLLPREGGVYVGATGREGWAPGVDLFGLRWLADYAHERFPPLEGARFREALWGYRPVGELFVGEVEEGIYAAVGHGRNGVLLAPWTAARVLELMGVGA; encoded by the coding sequence ATGAGGGCGGAAGTGGCGGTGGTGGGGGCGGGGATCATCGGGGCCCTGGCCGCCTACGAGCTCAGGAAGCGGGGCCTCGAGGTCCTCCTCCTGGACGCGGGCAAGGAGGGGGCGGCCACCCCCGCCAGCGCGGGGATGCTGGCCCCCTACCCCGAGGGGCTCTCCGGGGAGGTCTTGGAGGCCGCCCTCTTCGGCCTGGAGCGCTACCCCGACCTCTTGGCGGAGCTTGGGGATTGGGGCTTGCCGCTGGAGGCGGACTTCTCCGGGACCCAGGTGGTGGCCCTTTCCCCAGGGGAAGAGGAGGCCTGGGAAGCCCGGGAGCCCTTGGCCTACCCTGTGCGGGGGGGGAGGGGGGCGCGTACCTTCCCCGGGGGGTACGTGCACCCCCGGGCCCTGCGGCAGGCCCTGCTGAAGGCCTTGGAGGCGATGGAAACCCCCTTGGTCCCCGCCGAGGTGGATCGGGTGCAGCCGGGGCGGATCCACGGGCGGGGCGAGGGGGGGAGGTTTTCCCTGGAGGCCAGGCGCATCCTCCTGGCCGTGGGCGCCTGGGGCGGCCGGTTTGGCCTGGGGGTGCGGCCCTTGAAGGGGGAGGCCTTGCTCCTGGAGGGGGCGCCGCCCCCCATGCCCCTCTTCGCCGGGGACGGCTACCTCCTGCCCCGGGAGGGCGGGGTGTACGTGGGGGCCACGGGGCGGGAGGGCTGGGCCCCGGGGGTGGACCTCTTCGGCCTCAGGTGGCTTGCGGACTACGCCCACGAGCGCTTTCCCCCCTTGGAAGGGGCCCGGTTCCGGGAGGCCCTCTGGGGCTACCGGCCGGTGGGGGAGCTCTTCGTGGGGGAGGTGGAGGAGGGCATCTACGCCGCGGTGGGCCACGGGAGGAACGGGGTTCTCCTGGCCCCCTGGACCGCGGCGAGGGTTCTGGAGCTTATGGGGGTAGGGGCATGA
- a CDS encoding thiazole synthase translates to MDTWKVGDVELKSRLILGSGKFRDFGVMREAIRASGAEVVTVAIRRVEAKAPGHVGLLEALEGVRLLPNTAGAKTAEEALRIARLGRALTGERWVKLEVIPDPTYLLPDPVETLKAAEALLAEGFLVLPYIGPDLVLARRLAQLGTATVMPLAAPIGSGWGVRTRALLELFARERATLPPVVVDAGLGLPSHAAEVLELGLDAVLVNTAIAEAKDPVAMAEAFRLGVEAGRRAYLAGPMPPREGASPSSPVEGVPLGKTP, encoded by the coding sequence ATGGACACCTGGAAGGTAGGGGATGTGGAGCTGAAAAGCCGCCTCATCCTGGGTTCGGGCAAGTTCCGGGACTTCGGGGTGATGCGGGAGGCCATAAGGGCTTCGGGGGCGGAGGTGGTCACCGTGGCCATCCGCCGGGTGGAGGCCAAGGCCCCGGGGCACGTGGGGCTTCTGGAGGCCTTGGAGGGGGTGAGGCTCCTCCCCAACACCGCCGGGGCCAAGACCGCGGAGGAGGCCCTGAGGATCGCCCGCCTGGGCCGGGCCCTCACCGGGGAGCGCTGGGTGAAGCTGGAGGTGATCCCCGACCCCACCTACCTCCTCCCCGACCCCGTGGAGACCCTGAAGGCGGCGGAGGCCCTGTTGGCGGAGGGCTTTTTGGTCCTGCCCTACATCGGCCCGGACCTGGTCCTGGCCCGAAGGCTGGCCCAGCTGGGCACGGCCACGGTGATGCCCCTGGCGGCCCCCATCGGCTCCGGCTGGGGGGTGCGGACCCGGGCCCTTCTGGAGCTCTTCGCCCGGGAAAGGGCCACCCTCCCCCCGGTGGTGGTAGACGCGGGGCTCGGCCTCCCCTCCCACGCGGCCGAGGTCCTGGAGCTGGGCCTGGATGCGGTGCTGGTCAACACCGCCATCGCCGAGGCCAAGGACCCCGTGGCCATGGCCGAGGCCTTCCGCCTGGGGGTGGAGGCGGGGAGGAGGGCCTACCTGGCGGGGCCCATGCCCCCTAGGGAGGGGGCGAGCCCCAGCAGCCCCGTGGAGGGGGTTCCCCTGGGGAAGACGCCATGA
- the thiS gene encoding sulfur carrier protein ThiS, which yields MVWLNGEAKPLEGRTLKEVLEELGVDLARVAVLLNEEAYPGRELPHRVLQEGDVVEVVALMQGG from the coding sequence ATGGTGTGGCTTAACGGCGAGGCCAAGCCCCTGGAGGGGAGGACCCTCAAGGAGGTCCTGGAGGAGCTGGGCGTGGACCTTGCCCGGGTGGCGGTCCTCCTCAACGAGGAGGCCTACCCCGGGCGGGAGCTGCCCCACCGCGTGCTCCAGGAAGGGGACGTGGTGGAGGTGGTGGCCCTCATGCAAGGAGGCTAG
- the thiE gene encoding thiamine phosphate synthase has protein sequence MLGRLYLVVTPRPGWSWEEVLDRTERALGGGVEVVQLRAKDWEARPILALGERMLSLARRYGVPFFLNDRPDLAALLGADGVHLGQGDLAPEEARRFFRGLVGRSTHAPEQALRALAEGADYLSVGPVWETPTKPGRPAAGLGYVRWAAESLGEKPWYAIGGITLENLDRVLEAGARRVVVVRAILDAPDPEGAARAFKERLYGVA, from the coding sequence TTGCTGGGAAGGCTGTACCTGGTGGTGACCCCCAGGCCCGGCTGGTCCTGGGAGGAGGTCCTGGACCGCACGGAAAGGGCCCTGGGGGGCGGGGTGGAGGTGGTGCAGCTTCGGGCCAAGGACTGGGAGGCCAGGCCCATCCTGGCGCTGGGGGAGAGGATGCTCTCCCTGGCCCGGCGCTACGGGGTGCCCTTTTTCCTCAACGACCGGCCCGACCTGGCGGCCCTTTTGGGGGCGGACGGGGTGCACCTGGGGCAGGGAGACCTCGCCCCGGAGGAGGCCCGGCGCTTCTTCCGGGGGCTGGTGGGCCGCTCCACCCACGCCCCGGAGCAGGCCCTGAGGGCGTTGGCGGAGGGGGCGGACTACCTCTCCGTAGGGCCGGTGTGGGAGACCCCCACCAAGCCCGGCCGCCCCGCGGCGGGCCTGGGGTACGTGCGCTGGGCCGCGGAAAGCCTCGGGGAGAAGCCCTGGTACGCCATCGGGGGGATCACCCTGGAGAACCTGGACCGGGTCTTGGAGGCCGGGGCCCGGCGCGTCGTGGTGGTGCGGGCCATCCTGGACGCCCCTGACCCCGAGGGGGCGGCCCGGGCCTTTAAGGAGCGGCTTTATGGTGTGGCTTAA
- a CDS encoding calcium/sodium antiporter, with product MESLWHLFLVALGILLLYLGGEALVRSAVALARAWGVAPAVVGLTVVAFGTSSPELAASLAAALAGSPGIALGNVVGSNILNLLLILGLAALLAPLRAQARFLRQEVPFMLLATLLLFPALWTGGGIGRLEGLLFVGLLLGYIGFLYRATEGAEREVEEEFAREFGGRGRAGLGDYGLLLLGLLLLALGARVLTEGAVALARGLGVPELVIGLTLVALGTSLPEVAASLVAALKREPDIALGNIVGSNIFNILGILGLTALVQPLAFPLAEVARDLGVMLLASLLLWPFLYTGGRLGRREGVVFLLLYLLYLGLLARDLGG from the coding sequence ATGGAATCCCTCTGGCACCTCTTCCTGGTCGCCCTGGGCATCCTCCTCCTCTACCTGGGGGGGGAGGCCCTGGTGCGGAGCGCCGTGGCCCTGGCCCGGGCCTGGGGCGTGGCCCCGGCGGTGGTGGGCCTCACCGTGGTGGCCTTCGGCACCAGCAGCCCCGAGCTGGCGGCCAGCCTGGCCGCGGCCCTGGCGGGAAGCCCGGGGATCGCCCTGGGGAACGTGGTGGGCTCCAACATCCTGAACCTCCTCCTCATCCTGGGCCTGGCCGCCCTGCTGGCCCCCCTGAGGGCCCAAGCCCGCTTCCTGCGGCAGGAGGTGCCCTTCATGCTCCTCGCCACCCTCCTCCTCTTCCCCGCCCTCTGGACGGGGGGCGGCATAGGCCGCCTCGAGGGCCTCCTCTTCGTGGGCCTTCTCCTGGGGTACATCGGGTTCCTTTACCGGGCCACGGAGGGGGCGGAAAGGGAGGTGGAGGAGGAGTTCGCCCGGGAGTTCGGGGGGAGGGGGAGGGCGGGCCTTGGGGACTACGGCCTCCTCCTCCTCGGCCTCCTCCTTCTGGCCCTGGGGGCCCGGGTGCTCACGGAGGGGGCGGTGGCCCTAGCCCGGGGGCTCGGGGTGCCGGAACTGGTCATCGGCCTCACCCTGGTGGCCCTGGGGACCAGCCTTCCCGAGGTGGCGGCCTCCTTGGTGGCCGCCCTCAAAAGGGAACCCGATATCGCCCTGGGCAACATCGTGGGTTCCAATATCTTCAACATCCTGGGCATCCTGGGCCTCACCGCCCTGGTCCAACCCCTGGCCTTCCCCCTGGCGGAGGTCGCCCGGGACCTGGGGGTTATGCTCCTGGCGAGCCTCCTCCTCTGGCCCTTCCTCTACACGGGAGGGCGGCTCGGCCGCAGGGAGGGGGTGGTCTTCCTCCTGCTCTACCTCCTCTACCTGGGCCTTTTGGCCCGGGACCTGGGAGGCTAG